Within Serratia odorifera, the genomic segment GTTAGCGTGTCGCCCAGGTAAGTGGACGCACCAACATAAAAAGGACCGGTAGTCTGTAAGTGCAGGCTCATGCCCAGCATGTGACGGCTACACGGCTTAACATCGGCAATCAGCCGCTCAAGTTCCTGGTAGGTTTCTTCGCTGATCCCTTCATCTTCAACGCAATATCCAGCGTGAACGTGCCGGGAGCGGTGTCGATGTTCCACCACTCATTAACCCGGATGAAATAGCCGAACGGCTCCACCACACGCCTCATGGCTCCAGTGGTACCTTTGTGCTTGTGCAAATAAAACGCATCCTCTATCGCCTTACGCTTCGTCGCCTGGGGCCAATTCTCATCCCAGCGATCGACAGAGAACGCCCACGCCAGGTAGGGCAGCAGATCAACCGGGCAGGTGGTCGGATCCCAGAGCTGGCGCAGAGGTACCCGCACTTCGCCAAGTGTTGCGCAGACGCGGGCGGCGATACGTTCAAGACGTGAAGCACTCGGCGGCAGAAGGGTTTTACTCATCGTAGCCCCCCACCGTTATGGTGTAGCCGGTGCAGTGAGAAGCCTGCGTATCATTAAGCACGATATCCGCCACAGGCTGCGCCAATTCCACCCTCTGCACCCCTTCAACATGCAGCGCGGCATAAATGGCAGACAAACGGATATCACGTCCCAGACGACGCTGATCGGCAATGTACGCCTGTAATTTCTGTTCAGATGCCTGCCGCACCGGCTCAGACTCTGGCCCCGGATAAATATACAGCGTGGCGTCAATCGCATAGGGTACGATCTCCGCCGCCTGCACTGTCACGCGGTCGGCAACCGGGCGCACCTCTTCGCCATTCAGCGCGCTGGCAACAATATCGATCAGCGCCTGGCTGGCGGTGCCGTCCCCTTCGCGGGAAAGCACGGAAACAGTGACGCAAGCAGGCGTTGGGCTGACGGCAGAAACGTCAGCAACGCGCCCATCCGCAGACAGGCCAAAAAACTCATAGGCTGCCGTTGGCCCGGCGACGCTCAGCCCTTCAAATGCCTGCGGGGTGCGAACACGCAGATCGGCATCAGACTCCATCACGGCGGGAGCAGGGGGTACAACGCTGGTATCTTCCGGCGTGATGGTCAGGCGTTCCACATTGAAGTTTGCCGCCAATTGATCCAAATCACTGCCCACGGAATAGGCTACCATCACCGCCCGCGCCGCTTCGTTCACGCGCTGGCGTAGCAGTAACTCGCGGTAGCAGTTTTCTTCCAGCAGCAGGGTGATCGGCTCAGATTCCAGTGAAAGGGTGCGGGCAATGGCTTCCTGCTCATCCTCTGGATAAAGGGCAATGAACGCCGCTTTCCGCTCGTTAAACAGCGTTTCAAAGTCCAACGGCTCAACCACCACCGGTGGCGGCAGTTGAGAAAGGTCAATGGTTCCGCTCATGCCTGCACCTGCCTGCCGATCGTTACATCTGCGGTAAAAAGTGATTGTGTATCGGTACGGCTGGCTTTGATGGTGGCAACCATCTTCCCCGTGCCGGTTTCCGTCAGCTCGATATTGGTCAGCGAGATCCGCGGCTCCCAGAGGAACAGCGCGCTGTATATCGCGGACATAATGCGAAGACGCGTTACAGCATTACCTGGCTGATCAATCAGGTTATTGAGCTGCGAACCATAAGCGCGGCGCATGACGCGCGAACCCACCGGCGTTAATAAAATGTCACTGATGGACTGAGTAATATGCTTGTTATCGGTAAGCACTTTGCCGGTCTCGGCATTCATACCGCTGTATCTTGCACTGGTCATTTAGTGCCATCCGTCCAACCGCCGCCACGTTCAACACCACCATGACCGTGGTCATCAACCTGCACCCCGTTTGATTTGAATGTGCCACCGCTATGCTCAACGTTGCCGGTCATCTTGCCGCCTTGTTTCATCTCAAACGTGGCGCAAGAAAGTTTTTTAGTGCAGATCACTTCCGGCGTATCAAGGGTGATTGAAGCTGTTGCCGTACAGGTTATTTCTGGCGCAGTCGCTGCGATGGACTCAGATGCTTCAACGGTTGCACTTTTTACCCCGGTAGCGGCCAAAGCGCCGGTTTCCGGGTCGTAGGAGACTAGCGCGCCGTCAGGGTGCTTTGTCACACTGGATGTTTCGCCATGGTCTGGCGGCTTGGCGCTGTCACTGTACAAACTGCCCATGATGACGGCATTTTCCAGATCACCACAGGGGGCAAAAAGTAACACCTGTTCGCCTGGCGTTGGTGCCCACCATGTAACAGCCGTTCCGGCGCGCATTGCCGCCCAGCGGATCCAGTCGGTTGTGTTTTCCCCCGTTGAGACTCGCGCAACTGGCGGCTCAGCAGCAAGATCAACATCCGTCACCGTACCAATGCGGACGAGGTTACAGATCAGGCGATAGAGTTCATTCAGGTTCATAAGCTGGCTGCGTCAGTAAATTTACAGCCAGTTTCATGATCCACGCGCGCGCAAGCAACGCGCGGCAGTTGTCAGGGGTTGGTCACAATGGAGAGTGATACCGGCAGGCATTGGCACTTATGACAGTGGCGGCCATACGTATCGAGCACCGTCACTTTTAACCGTGCTGCAGGAAAGGTTCAGGGTTGCAGAGAATTAACAACGGCGTCCGCCAGCCAATCAAGATCGCTTTCCGTCATCCCCAGCAGTTCACGTACCGGGTAGCGCGCGCGGGCACCTGGGGCCACGGTATCAACCTCACCATATTGGTGAACGCTGGCGATCTCCGCTGTATGACCTTTGTAACCAACAACGGCGGCGCTGGCGGTACCGTAGGCTTTGAGAAAACGGGCGGTGCGCAGGCGGCGGAACATCTTTTCTTTGCGGGTGGTGGTGCGCTTGGTCTGGTTGAGATGGATCTCAATGTAGCGCTGAATGTCACGCTTGTAAAAAGTGCGCACCCCGCCCTTTTCAACATCGTAACCGGTGATGGCGCGCTGCTCGCCCCGCCCGGTGGTTCGCCAGTTACTCAGCTCGCGCGTTTCATCATTCCAAAGGAATTTTACACCGCCCTGGCTGCGGAGAGTTTTACGGCGGCGCGCGGCATAGCTCTCACCGCTGGGATTCTTCTGGCTGTTGATACGCTGCTGCTGACGCTTACGCAGGCCAATAGCCACCTCACGCGTGAGCTTACGGCGCTGACCCGGTGCAAGCTGCGCCGCCACAGTGGCAAGATACTCATCAAGGACGTGAAACAGCGGATCAACGTTCATTTAGTCCGTCCACGCTTCGCCGCTCACCTGATCGGTGAAGACCAGCGACCAAGCACCCAACTCCGGCCCCGGCATAGGATCAGCACGGTGAGAAATGACCGGCTTACCGTCTTCAACTTTAACCACTACCGCCTCACTGGCCTGGATCTTGATAAGCACGTCCATGGTGGAGTTACTCAGGATATCCGCTTCAAAGGTAATGCCGTCGCGGGCGCGGTCAGGGTTGAATAACAGTTCCGGCTGATACAAACGCGCCCACGCCAAAATGGGCAGGCTGAGGGAATCCAGCGGCTCCGGGTAATCCATTGCCAGCACTTCAATGGTGTATTCGTATTCAAACGAGGCAGAGCGCTGCCCGGTGCTGACCATGCGCCCCTTCTGAACGTACACCGCCAGATTGTCAGGATTATCACGCAACCACGGCACCGCCTGGCTGATATGTTGGCGCAGCAGGTCAGGTTTAAGCATGTTACAGCCTCACGAAATAGCATTAACGCAGGCATCCACAGATACCTGCTGGAATGTTTATTCTTCGACAACGGCACCTTTCGGTAAGTCGACGACACCAAATACCGGGCACCCAGGGTGTCGCTCATCTTCCACAGCATCCAACACCGATTGAGTAAACCACTCAGTACGGGCGCACTTATCCGCTGCCTGGTAGTGGATCAGATACTGATTCTCTCCATTAGCATATTGGGCGCGAGCCTGAACCTCGCCCCATTCATCACTAACGCGAATATTCACCAGTTGTGAGAGGCTAAACTCAAACTTCTGCGGTTCAGCCGCATATTGCATTTTCTTTTCCATCATTTTTCCTTACCAATTGAATTATAAGCGGCTTCGCAAGTCAGCCCTCGGATCCTTGCCTGATCAGCAATTGCCGCCAGTTCTCCCGCTCGCTGGTCAGCGCGGCGGAACAACTCGGCAAGCAGCTCGCTGCCAGTGGTTCCTGTCGCGCTTCCGCTGGCAGTTGCGGCACGGCGGGCGCGTTCACTTGCTGCCAGTCTGGCGGCGAGCTTGGCGGCTTCACCGTGCAGCCCATCAGCAACAGCGCGGGCGCGGTCAGCATCAGCGACTGCCTCAGCAATCTGCCCCTCTGCCCTTTTCTCAATCGCATCAATTTCACCTTGTCGGCGCTGCTCTTCGGCGCGGGCGCGAGCCTGCCGCTTTGCCAGCGCGGTAGCGTCGTCAGCATCCCGCTGTTTCCATTTCAGCGCCCAGGTCGTATTAGCCTGGCGGGCACCAAACCACGAACCAGAAAGGAAGGCACTACCCAGAATTAGCGTAACCAGAAGGCCGCGCCAGTGTCGCTTGAGCCAGCCCAGAATCATGCAGGATAAGCCGCATAAGGTAGCTGGAAGTGCGGGCCGTCTTTCAGGGTTTTCCAGTCGCCGCCCCACTCAACGGGAATATTCAGCTCTTTGCCCGCCTGTTTGAAGGCTTCGGAAATCTGTTGATAATATTTCCAGTCCCATGAGCCTGCCGGAGTGGGATACGCAAACACATCAACCGCATGGCCTGAAATATGCCTGCTGTTCATCGTCTGGCTTTTCCCCTCGGCAACAAGCTGTTTTTGTCGCTCTACAGAGCGCAGCCCTTCGGTGATACCAAAATCAACAGCAGACAGATGAAGGGCACGGCGGACAACTTTCACAAGGTCAGCGTTAACACCTTTAAGGTTATTTCCACTTCTCTGACTGAATTTAAATTCACTCATTTCCTTTCGCTCCCCCGATACGGGTTTCAATAAAGCCGGTGACTTTGCTGCGTACCTTGTCCGCCCCCATAAAGCCAATTGATGCACCAATGAAGGTGACAGCATTGGACGGTAAGCCCAGGTATTCCAGCGAACCGGCCACCGCCAGCGTGACGATCCCACAGACCAATGAACCGGTGGCGGTTTTCAGCAGTGACTGGCCGTCATACAGGCTCATAAGCGCCGATATGCTCAGCGCTGCGCCAGCCGCGTAGAGCGTCGGCAGATAAGTAGCGATCCATTTCATTGTTTGTTCCAGCATTCCCGTAGGCACGTCGCTCATGGCAACCTCTCTAATCCCAAAGCTGTACGGTTTCCCGCTGGGCGGGTGGTGGTAACTCCGGGAGGTAAACGACTTGCCCGGCACTCAGTAACGGGCCGCTGTCACACAGGCCCGGATTCGCTTCATGTACGGCTTCGGTCACTCCCGCCGTCCTGCCGTAATAGCGCCAGCAAAGCTCATCAACAGTGTCATCCTGTTGCGCCTGCACGTTCATCAGCACAACTCCGCAAGGCCGCGATCTTCATTCTGGATATCGCGAATTGACCAGCGCACGTCACGCCAGAGTGTATCTATCTGGGTGCTCAACGCCTGGGCGTGGTCTTCCCCTTTACTGGTGGTATCAATATCGCGATACCCCTCTATCAGCAGGGCTTTGGTGAGTGACCAAACGGCGTTTTTATAGCGCCAGACCTTTATTGACTCGCCATTCACCGGATCAGCGGGGATTTCCGCCAATGACTGATAACCGGCATCAAGCTGTACCTGACGCCACAGAAAAAGCTGATCGTTGACGTGGGCCACGGCTTCAATGGTGCGCGACATAAGCCGGTCAGTCGTCACCTGCCCATCTAGCCGCATTGCCCGGCGCAGGTTTGCCAGCACAATCACCGGCCAAAATGGCAGGCTCTCAACTTTCGCGCCGCCATCATCAGGCGCGGGTTCTGATGGCGGTCTTACCGGTTCAGTGGCGACCAGGCTCATACAGGTATCTCCAGAAGACAGGCGGTGGACGGCGTGACGCAGTGGAGGCAAAGCCTTGCTACGTCACACCGTGCCGCCTGGTGCGCGGGGGCACGTTCGTTATGGCGTCGCGCGCTGGCGCGGTGCCCTGTTCTTAGCTACCGGTTTTGCCGGGTTGCCTTTTGGTTTCTTAGCGGCGGCGGTGCGCGGTGCGGTCGAAGGCGTTGGCTTTTTGGCTTCTGGCTTCGCCTCCGGCTGGGCCGGTGGCGCTTCACCCTCACCGCCATTGGCTAAGGTCAGTTTTTTGATGTTGCGATCCAGCAGTTCGATATCACGCGCAACGCCAATTTTTGCATTGAGCCTGATAGCATCCTGCAAGTGCGCTCTGGCAAGTTGTTGGGACTCAACATCCTGATTAATGCGCACGGTGTACCCCATGGCTTTAAGCAGTTTTGCCCTGACCTGATCGGGCATATCCTCATGAAGAGTGATGCCGTTTAGCGCGTTAAGGTTATCCATGCTTACCGTGACCTTTGCCGGGTTCGCTTTGAAAGCGGCAAGGATGGGATCACAGATTTCTTCAACCAGTACCGTGGCGGTGGTGCGCTTGTATTGGTCTGGCATCGGGATTTTATGCCGTAGCACGTACTGACCTATCCGCAGCGCCTGCGCGATATCCCCGGCATCCGCTGCCCAGATCATCACGGTGGTAATCACCTCATCCGCCTGGCCGGTGTCCGCTGCCAGTGCGCCATCTATCCACGGCTGATAATCCGGCAGGCGTTCGCTTTTGAGCTTCGCTTTACCGGCATTCGACTGGATGCGGCTAAGGTCGGCTTTATCCATACGCAGGCGAAAAAGTACCTGCTCGTAAGCCGTCTTTTCGGCTGATGATGCCCCGCGACTGCTGCGGCGTTCCGCCATCACCCCGATCAAAGTGTCTTTGTGCTGGTGTTAACATTGATGCCCCCTGAGCAGGCCAGCTAACTGCTGGCCTGCGGCGTCTTATGGTGCCGGTTTTGGTTCTGCGGCGGTGATGCCTTCGATCAGACAGCCAAAGCCGTAATCCTCAATGACATAGGCGTCATTTGAAGAGCTGTACGTTGAGACGCGGTTATATTCCGGCTCTTCAACGATGCGGCGACGGTGACAGCCTTCCTGCCAGTAGATGGACAGGTTTTCCCAGGAGGTAATAAACATACTGCCATCAGGGAAGAACGGCGCGATGAATGACGGCAGGTTGCCGATCGTTTTACGCGACGCAATCAACTGCCCGGCCAACGCCTCGGAGTTCGGGTTATTGGTGCTTACGGCGTTGATAATCGGGAACGAACGGCTAACCGTCAGATTACGCCCGGTGATCACCACCAGATCGGGCGAATCTTTGTACCACTCATCCATCAACGAGTTGACGGCATCGAAAACCACCGAATCGTAGTTACCGTAATCCCCTTTGGCGATCACCTGGTTGGTATCGTCGCGGCTGGTCACAGTGATGTTTTTCATGACGCGCTGCGGCGCATTGGCGCGATACTGCTGGAGCCAGCCGGTACCGCAGTCCTGCAATAACGGGTTGGCGGCGCGGTCTGACTTCTCCGCGTAGCTGGTACCGTTGAAGCCGATCATGATGCGATCGAGTGCAATACGCTTGATAATCTGATTGCTCAGGCGCTGCTGGAAGTCCGGGAATTTTGCCCAGGCATCAAGCTGCGTATACGGCGTAAAGGTATCGGCGTTCACCTTGTTACAGGTGTATTTATTCGAATCCAGCACCGCCAAAGAGGTGGGCTGGCGGCGATCTGTGGTGGAATTGTTGGTACTGGAAACCGGGCCGCTTACACCCAGGCCAATTTTATCACCCGTCTGATCATTGACGCCGTAGATATTGATTTTCTTGAGCATCTCAGAAGAGTTCTGCACTTTGTCTTCAAGCGTCTGTTCGACGCTCGGATCAATGCTGTACGCCTTGGTGATGTGGGCAGCGCTGATATGATTGAGTTCAGCCTGTCGCTGGATGTACTTGTCAAACAAATCGCGGGTAGTATTACGCATTATATTTTCCTTTCCTGTGCCTGATGCGACGTTGCCTTATCAGCAATCAGCCAAATGTTGAGTTGTTTGACCATCGCCACCGGTAGCGGGCGGACGCTGGCTGTACTGCTCGGCGTCCTGGCCTTTCAGTTTTTCTTCCAGCGCTTTGAAGTCCTTACGCAGATTGTCCAACTCGGTGGCGTCAGCCTTACCTTTCACCGCTGCGGAGAGTCGCGTAGTGCTGTCCAGCAATTGGCCCTGACTCTCAGCGATGGCTTCAATAGCCTCGCGGTTCTCACCGTTCTGCTGGCTGAGTTGCTGCTGTGTACCGCCCAGCAACGCCTTAACGCGGGCAAAGAAGTTTTTGCCTTCATCCTGCGAGGGTTGTTCGTCTTCAAATTCCATCGTGGACTCAACGGAAGCGGTGAAGAAACAGGCCGGGTCATGTTTGCGGGAGGCCAACGGGTTAACCGGATTGTTAGCGCAAAACTGCATCATTTCCGTGCCCAGGCTGGCAGGGCTATCGGTACAGGCCAGCCCCATCAAGTAGGCTTCGCCGGTATCAGCAAAGGAGGGGTGCACTTCAATGCTGTGATAAATCTTCTGGCGACTCTTTTTCATGGCAACCAGATCGTCAGTGGCATCAACCTGCACATACAGGCCCATTTTGCCTTTCAGCGGCTCCTCGGTGATTTCCTCTGCCTGGACGGCAATAACATCGCCATAAGCACGAAAATCACTGTTTGGAGAGTAGCCCCGCAGGTGCTCCAGATTGACGCGAGCACCGTAAACCGTAGGGTTGAAGCGTTTAGCCATCTGCACAATATGCTGACGCTCCAGCGTCCGACCGTCACAGGTGGCACCCTCGACAGCGACGCGAAATAATTTTGACTTTGGCATGTCGAAATCCCGAATAAGTGAATGATATTAACCAGTGCCCCTATCATTCCCGCCCCGGCCGGTTCGCGCAAAGCGTTGCCGTTGTTGCCGCCGCCTGACAATCACAACCCAGGGCGACGCGCGCGCGGGCGCGGTACTCTGCGACGATGAAACAGACTTCTCACGATGAACCACGGATTGCCGCTAAGGTCATGTACTGGCAGGCATACAGCATCACGCAGATCGCAAAATCGATCGGCGTGAGTAGCAACACCCTGTATTCCTGGCGGCGTCGTGATAAGTGGGACGAATCCACGGCACTGGAGCGCGTACAAGATCGGATGCAGGTGCGGCTATTGCGCCTGACGGAAAAGCCAGACCTGACGCCGCATGACTTCAAAACCATTGACCTGTTAACCCGTCAACTAGTGCGCATGGAGCGCGAAGAGCGCCGGGGTGAAGAGAAAGGCCGCGATAAGAAGCAGAAAAACCACTTTGCGGAAGAGCAGATCGCACAGCTTCGCACCCTGGTGCTGGATTCGCTCTACGAGCATCAAAAACGCTGGTACAAACAGCGCGAACGCCGCAACCGCTTCATCCTCAAATCGCGCCAGATTGGTGCTACTTGGTACTTTGCCCGCGAGGCGCTGCTCCGGGCGCTGGAAACTGGCAACAACCAGATATTTTTATCCGCCAGCCGCGCCCAGGCGTTCCAGTTTAAAAAGTTCATCCAGTTGCTGGCGGCACAGGTTGGCGTTGAGCTGAAAGGCGGCGACGCCATTACCTTGAGCAACGGCGCAACGTTCTACTTTCTCGGCACGTCTGCGGCAACAGCACAGAGTTATACCGGCGATCTGTATCTGGATGAGGCCTTCTGGATCAGCAACTTCCTCAATTTGCGTAAAGTTGCCGCAGGCATGGCAACCCATGAGGGGCTGCGCCGTACCTACTTTTCCACGCCATCCAGTGAAGAGCATGAAGCCTATCAGTTCTGGACGGGCGACCTGTTCAACAAGTCCAGGCGCAAAGCCGAGCGGGTAGAAATTGACATCAGCCACAAGGCGTTAAAAAACGGCAGGCTGGGCG encodes:
- a CDS encoding baseplate assembly protein, with the translated sequence MSGTIDLSQLPPPVVVEPLDFETLFNERKAAFIALYPEDEQEAIARTLSLESEPITLLLEENCYRELLLRQRVNEAARAVMVAYSVGSDLDQLAANFNVERLTITPEDTSVVPPAPAVMESDADLRVRTPQAFEGLSVAGPTAAYEFFGLSADGRVADVSAVSPTPACVTVSVLSREGDGTASQALIDIVASALNGEEVRPVADRVTVQAAEIVPYAIDATLYIYPGPESEPVRQASEQKLQAYIADQRRLGRDIRLSAIYAALHVEGVQRVELAQPVADIVLNDTQASHCTGYTITVGGYDE
- a CDS encoding GPW/gp25 family protein, which encodes MTSARYSGMNAETGKVLTDNKHITQSISDILLTPVGSRVMRRAYGSQLNNLIDQPGNAVTRLRIMSAIYSALFLWEPRISLTNIELTETGTGKMVATIKASRTDTQSLFTADVTIGRQVQA
- a CDS encoding phage baseplate assembly protein V is translated as MNLNELYRLICNLVRIGTVTDVDLAAEPPVARVSTGENTTDWIRWAAMRAGTAVTWWAPTPGEQVLLFAPCGDLENAVIMGSLYSDSAKPPDHGETSSVTKHPDGALVSYDPETGALAATGVKSATVEASESIAATAPEITCTATASITLDTPEVICTKKLSCATFEMKQGGKMTGNVEHSGGTFKSNGVQVDDHGHGGVERGGGWTDGTK
- a CDS encoding phage virion morphogenesis protein; its protein translation is MNVDPLFHVLDEYLATVAAQLAPGQRRKLTREVAIGLRKRQQQRINSQKNPSGESYAARRRKTLRSQGGVKFLWNDETRELSNWRTTGRGEQRAITGYDVEKGGVRTFYKRDIQRYIEIHLNQTKRTTTRKEKMFRRLRTARFLKAYGTASAAVVGYKGHTAEIASVHQYGEVDTVAPGARARYPVRELLGMTESDLDWLADAVVNSLQP
- a CDS encoding phage tail protein — translated: MLKPDLLRQHISQAVPWLRDNPDNLAVYVQKGRMVSTGQRSASFEYEYTIEVLAMDYPEPLDSLSLPILAWARLYQPELLFNPDRARDGITFEADILSNSTMDVLIKIQASEAVVVKVEDGKPVISHRADPMPGPELGAWSLVFTDQVSGEAWTD
- a CDS encoding DUF2514 family protein, translated to MILGWLKRHWRGLLVTLILGSAFLSGSWFGARQANTTWALKWKQRDADDATALAKRQARARAEEQRRQGEIDAIEKRAEGQIAEAVADADRARAVADGLHGEAAKLAARLAASERARRAATASGSATGTTGSELLAELFRRADQRAGELAAIADQARIRGLTCEAAYNSIGKEK
- a CDS encoding M15 family metallopeptidase, whose protein sequence is MSEFKFSQRSGNNLKGVNADLVKVVRRALHLSAVDFGITEGLRSVERQKQLVAEGKSQTMNSRHISGHAVDVFAYPTPAGSWDWKYYQQISEAFKQAGKELNIPVEWGGDWKTLKDGPHFQLPYAAYPA
- a CDS encoding phage holin, lambda family produces the protein MSDVPTGMLEQTMKWIATYLPTLYAAGAALSISALMSLYDGQSLLKTATGSLVCGIVTLAVAGSLEYLGLPSNAVTFIGASIGFMGADKVRSKVTGFIETRIGGAKGNE
- a CDS encoding tail protein X, translating into MNVQAQQDDTVDELCWRYYGRTAGVTEAVHEANPGLCDSGPLLSAGQVVYLPELPPPAQRETVQLWD
- a CDS encoding head completion/stabilization protein; the encoded protein is MSLVATEPVRPPSEPAPDDGGAKVESLPFWPVIVLANLRRAMRLDGQVTTDRLMSRTIEAVAHVNDQLFLWRQVQLDAGYQSLAEIPADPVNGESIKVWRYKNAVWSLTKALLIEGYRDIDTTSKGEDHAQALSTQIDTLWRDVRWSIRDIQNEDRGLAELC
- the gpM gene encoding phage terminase small subunit, giving the protein MAERRSSRGASSAEKTAYEQVLFRLRMDKADLSRIQSNAGKAKLKSERLPDYQPWIDGALAADTGQADEVITTVMIWAADAGDIAQALRIGQYVLRHKIPMPDQYKRTTATVLVEEICDPILAAFKANPAKVTVSMDNLNALNGITLHEDMPDQVRAKLLKAMGYTVRINQDVESQQLARAHLQDAIRLNAKIGVARDIELLDRNIKKLTLANGGEGEAPPAQPEAKPEAKKPTPSTAPRTAAAKKPKGNPAKPVAKNRAPRQRATP
- a CDS encoding phage major capsid protein, P2 family gives rise to the protein MRNTTRDLFDKYIQRQAELNHISAAHITKAYSIDPSVEQTLEDKVQNSSEMLKKINIYGVNDQTGDKIGLGVSGPVSSTNNSTTDRRQPTSLAVLDSNKYTCNKVNADTFTPYTQLDAWAKFPDFQQRLSNQIIKRIALDRIMIGFNGTSYAEKSDRAANPLLQDCGTGWLQQYRANAPQRVMKNITVTSRDDTNQVIAKGDYGNYDSVVFDAVNSLMDEWYKDSPDLVVITGRNLTVSRSFPIINAVSTNNPNSEALAGQLIASRKTIGNLPSFIAPFFPDGSMFITSWENLSIYWQEGCHRRRIVEEPEYNRVSTYSSSNDAYVIEDYGFGCLIEGITAAEPKPAP
- a CDS encoding GPO family capsid scaffolding protein, with the protein product MPKSKLFRVAVEGATCDGRTLERQHIVQMAKRFNPTVYGARVNLEHLRGYSPNSDFRAYGDVIAVQAEEITEEPLKGKMGLYVQVDATDDLVAMKKSRQKIYHSIEVHPSFADTGEAYLMGLACTDSPASLGTEMMQFCANNPVNPLASRKHDPACFFTASVESTMEFEDEQPSQDEGKNFFARVKALLGGTQQQLSQQNGENREAIEAIAESQGQLLDSTTRLSAAVKGKADATELDNLRKDFKALEEKLKGQDAEQYSQRPPATGGDGQTTQHLADC
- a CDS encoding terminase large subunit domain-containing protein, which codes for MKQTSHDEPRIAAKVMYWQAYSITQIAKSIGVSSNTLYSWRRRDKWDESTALERVQDRMQVRLLRLTEKPDLTPHDFKTIDLLTRQLVRMEREERRGEEKGRDKKQKNHFAEEQIAQLRTLVLDSLYEHQKRWYKQRERRNRFILKSRQIGATWYFAREALLRALETGNNQIFLSASRAQAFQFKKFIQLLAAQVGVELKGGDAITLSNGATFYFLGTSAATAQSYTGDLYLDEAFWISNFLNLRKVAAGMATHEGLRRTYFSTPSSEEHEAYQFWTGDLFNKSRRKAERVEIDISHKALKNGRLGGDGIWRQIVTIEDAIKLGFNRVKIETIKGENSPEDYDNLYRCRFVTVGERAFNYNAMIGCCVDGFNDDVWPDWNPFAPRPIGDRGVWIGYDPNGGSGNGDSAGLVVIVPPAVAGGKFRIIERVQLRGMEFEEQAKVIEGLTERYNVQHIAIDGTGGFGDAVWQLVVKFFPLAVKYQYSVQLKRAMVLKALMLVRAGRLELDAGMMDLIQSFMTVRKVQKGNVMTYVSDRKRGSNHGDLAWASMTALYNEPIGSESGGNNDSFVEEF